A section of the Fundulus heteroclitus isolate FHET01 unplaced genomic scaffold, MU-UCD_Fhet_4.1 scaffold_566, whole genome shotgun sequence genome encodes:
- the LOC118561134 gene encoding uncharacterized protein LOC118561134, with translation MCGVNGKFRLQYQDRDFSDALVNLTSTSELENVATIKVIPVTDDSQAIPGCNDVESTQTDDTELLSSPSSSVSTRTQMWPREFPMPTFSYDTELQLEKANAVYRSNKRPLTASPKTITDILKKVAEEIYKYKPYPTDADFSAVAEALIKKHPCLYEPGSYNGCYGWKCRLKTKMGNYRTQLKGIGCAELLANSLKYKGAEDALPAKNVKRPRRGEANHIPDIPTGETQDILEAERVTLLSEAKKRNNRALIKNKMDKTFSLRRQEIVTKELGVEQVKERWPALFSVDEINAEFMRITTVPLQPRFLASLDKHHGKLMEIIRNKGGAIREKTRDVLKVLDQRPGPETLAYFRVAPDRSSCLEERILPPRQLPRAA, from the exons ATGTGTGGAGTAAATGGCAAGTTTAGACTACAGTACCAAGATAGAGACTTTAGTGATGCACTAGTGAACTTGACATCTACTAGTGAACTTGAAAATGTGGCAACTATCAAGGTCATCCCAGTAACTGATGATAGCCAAGCCATCcctggatgtaatgatgtagaGTCTACTCAGACAGATGACACAGAGCTCCTGTCCTCACCTTCCAGCTCTGTCTCTACAAGAACCCAGATGTGGCCAAGAGAGTTTCCAATGCCAACGTTCTCCTATGACACTGAACTGCAGTTAGAAAAGGCAAATGCAGTGTATCGGTCAAACAAGAGACCACTCACAGCAAGTCCTAAAACAATAACAGATATTCTAAAAAAGGTAGCTGAAGAGATTTACAAGTATAAACCCTACCCAACAGATGCTGACTTCAGTGCTGTAGCCGAAGCACTAATCAAGAAGCATCCATGCCTCTATGAACCTGGTTCGTACAATGGTTGCTATGGATGGAAATGTCGGCTGAAGACAAAGATGGGCAACTACCGAACTCAGCTAAAGGGCATTGGATGTGCTGAATTACTTGCAAATTCACTGAAGTACAAAGGTGCGGAGGATGCATTGCCAGCAAAAAACGTGAAGAGACCACGGAGAGGAGAAGCCAACCACATTCCTGACATTCCAACTGGAGAGACTCAAGATATTTTGGAAGCTGAGAGAGTGACACTTCTGAGCGAAGCAAAGAAGCGAAACAATCGTGCATTGATCAAGAATAAAATGGACAAGACTTTTTCTCTGCGAAGACAGGAAATTGTGACAAAGGAACTAGGAGTGGAACAGGTGAAAGAAAGATGGCCTGCATTGTTCTCAGTGGACgag ATCAATGCTGAATTTATGAGGATTACTACTGTTCCACTTCAACCACGATTCCTGGCCTCTTTGGACAAGCACCATGGTAAGCTGATGGAGATCATCAGGAACAAGGGAGGAGCTATCAGAGAGAAGACACGCGATGTATTGAAGGTTCTTGATCAG CGGCCAGGCCCAGAGACGCTGGCCTATTTCCGGGTAGCTCCTGATCGCTCCTCCTGCCTGGAGGAGCGCATCCTCCCTCCACGGCAGCTGCCACGGGCGGCCTGA